In one window of Oryza sativa Japonica Group chromosome 9, ASM3414082v1 DNA:
- the LOC4346971 gene encoding uncharacterized protein, translated as MWAPTASPAAAAGRAAIPSLRRWPAAAAGVRIVVAVAPVKARAPRRLRLCLAVPPPASEMAAAAAAAEEEEEEEEEEEGWSKAVELDAAARREMAIRRLQEEAGTGSSRREFAVFETARGDALFTQSWTPVAAADRVKGIVVLLHGLNEHSGRYNHFAKLLNDHGLKVYAMDWIGHGGSDGVHGYVSSLDHAVGDLKEFLEDVVLEENYGLPCFLFGHSTGGAIVLKAVLDPCVEVHVEGVILTSPAIHVQPSHPIIKVVAPIFSVLAPKYRVAALHRRGPPVSRDPEALKIKYADPLVYTGPIRVRTGNEILRISSYLQRNLSRVTVPFLVLHGTADTITDPGASQRLYQSSASAHKSIKLYDGYLHDLLFEPERDDIANDIINWLSSRLDVLQRW; from the exons atgtgggcccccacggcctcgccggcggctgcggcggggagggcggcgatcCCGTCGctccggcggtggccggcggcggccgcgggggtGCGGATCGTCGTCGCGGTGGCTCCTGTCAAGGcgagggcgccgcggcggctgcggctctGCCTCGCGGTGCCGCCGCCCGCGTCCGagatggccgcggcggcggcggcggcggaggaggaggaggaggaggaggaggaggaggaggggtggagcaaggcggtggagctggacgcggcggcgaggcgggagatggCGATCCGGAGGCtgcaggaggaggcggggacggGGAGCAGCAGGAGGGAGTTCGCCGTGTTCGAGACGGCCAGGGGGGACGCTCTCTTCACGCAGTCGTGGaccccggtcgccgccgccgatcgcgTCAA GGGCATCGTTGTTCTGTTACATGGACTAAATGAGCATAG TGGGAGGTACAACCATTTTGCAAAGCTGTTAAATGATCATGGGCTTAAAGTTTATGCAATGGACTGGATTG GACATGGTGGAAGTGATGGGGTGCATGGCTATGTTTCATCGCTTGATCATGCTGTTGGTGACCTG AAAGAATTTCTAGAGGATGTTGTACTGGAGGAAAACTATGGTTTGCCATGTTTCTTATTTGGCCACTCCACAGGTGGAGCTATTGTTTTGAAG GCAGTCCTGGATCCTTGTGTTGAAGTTCATGTTGAAGGTGTGATCTTGACATCTCCGGCTATTCATGTTCAACCATCTCATCCAATTATCAAA GTTGTTGCACCTATCTTCTCTGTGTTAGCTCCAAAATACCGAGTTGCTGCTTTGCACAGGAGAGGACCTCCTGTTTCCCGTGATCCTGAGGCTTTGAAGATCAAGTATGCAGATCCACTTGTGTATACTGGACCCATTAGAGTTAGAACTGGCAATGAAATTCTTCGGATATCATCATATTTGCAAAGAAACTTAAGCAGAGTAACTGTCCCTTTTTTAGTTCTGCATGGCACAGCTGACACAATAACTGACCCCGGAGCATCTCAACGACTGTACCAATCATCAGCATCAGCACATAAATCTATAAAACTGTATGATGGATATTTACATGATCTTCTCTTTGAACCTGAAAGGGATGATATAGCAAATGACATCATCAATTGGTTAAGCTCAAGACTTGATGTTCTCCAGAGATGGTGA
- the LOC4346972 gene encoding annexin D5 has translation MASLTLPPAPTNPRQDAIDLHKAFKGFGCDSTTVINILTHRDSMQRALIQQEYRTMYSEDLSRRISSELSGHHKKAMLLWILDPAGRDATVLREALSGDTIDLRAATEIICSRTPSQLQIMKQTYHAKFGTYLEHDIGQRTSGDHQKLLLAYVGIPRYEGPEVDPTIVTHDAKDLYKAGEKRLGTDEKTFIRIFTERSWAHMASVASAYHHMYDRSLEKVVKSETSGNFELALLTILRCAENPAKYFAKVLRKSMKGMGTDDSTLIRVVVTRTEIDMQYIKAEYYKKYKKSLAEAIHSETSGNYRTFLLSLVGSH, from the exons ATGGCGAGCCTCACCCTGCCGCCGGCGCCCACCAACCCTCGCCAGGACGCCATCGACCTCCACAAGGCCTTCAAag GGTTTGGCTGTGATAGTACAACAGTTATAAATATACTTACTCATCGTGACTCGATGCAACGCGCGCTCATTCAACAGGAATACAGGACTATGTATTCTGAGGATCTCTCTCGCCGTATATCATCTGAACTCAGTGGACACCACAAG AAAGCAATGCTGCTATGGATTCTTGATCCTGCTGGACGAGATGCAACTGTTTTGAGAGAAGCTCTGAGTGGTGATACTATTGACCTGAGAGCAGCCACTGAGATAATATGTTCCAGGACACCATCGCAGCTGCAAATAATGAAACAGACTTATCATGCAAAATTTGGTACTTATCTTGAGCACGACATTGGTCAGCGCACATCAGGCGACCATCAGAAG CTCTTGCTTGCTTATGTGGGGATTCCACGCTATGAAGGTCCTGAGGTTGATCCTACTATAGTGACACACGATGCAAAGGACCTCTATAAAGCTGGTGAGAAAAGGCTGGGCACTGATGAGAAGACCTTCATCCGCATTTTCACTGAACGCAGCTGGGCACACATGGCATCTGTTGCCTCTGCTTACCATCATATGTATGATCGGTCACTGGAGAAG GTTGTGAAGAGCGAAACATCTGGAAACTTTGAACTTGCTCTGCTAACTATCCTCAGATGCGCTGAGAATCCAGCCAAGTATTTTGCAAAG GTCTTGCGGAAGTCCATGAAAGGTATGGGCACTGATGATAGTACACTTATAAGGGTTGTAGTAACAAGGACTGAGATCGACATGCAATATATCAAGGCTGAGTACTACAAGAAATACAAAAAATCATTAGCTGAAGCTATCCATTCCGAGACCTCAGGAAATTATCGAACATTCCTCCTTTCTCTAGTTGGTAGCCATTAG
- the LOC107275912 gene encoding uncharacterized protein isoform X2 gives MVDVDVARDGAAARANGEASSSSSSSSSSGGEEAVVVVDMASSLPSVLRGCACADGGRLLRDACHGAARGLAAWTRRGGAARALLVASVGSVALAALTVLLVAAFVLVAAATSAAAVAAVVSLAALSALLAVAYVGALSVAVFVVAATTAATVVAITIATGWAALFWIIWFAARKCLDLATN, from the exons AtggtcgacgtcgacgtcgcacgggacggcgccgccgcgcgcgccaacGGCGaggcctcctcgtcgtcgtcgtcgtcgtcgtcctccggcggggaggaggcggtggtggtggtggacatggcctcctccctcccgtcCGTGCTCCGTGGCTGCGCCTgcgccgacggcggccgcctcctccgcgacgCGTGCcacggcgccgcgcgcggcctcGCGGCGTGGacgaggcgcggcggcgccgcccgcgcgctccTCGTCGCATcg GTCGGATCGGTGGCGCTCGCGGCGCTGACGGTGCTCCTGGTCGCCGCGTTCGTCCtcgtcgcggcggcgacgagcgccgccgccgtcgcggccgtCGTCTCCCTGGCGGCGCTGTCCGCTCTCCTCGCCGTGGCGTACGTCGGCGCGTTGTCGGTCGCCGTCTTCGTCGTGgcggccacgacggcggcgactgtcGTCGCCATCACGATCGCCACTG GTTGGGCTGCATTATTTTGgattatttggtttgctgcaaggaaatGCCTGGATCTTGCTACTAACTGA
- the LOC107275912 gene encoding uncharacterized protein isoform X1, whose translation MVDVDVARDGAAARANGEASSSSSSSSSSGGEEAVVVVDMASSLPSVLRGCACADGGRLLRDACHGAARGLAAWTRRGGAARALLVASVGSVALAALTVLLVAAFVLVAAATSAAAVAAVVSLAALSALLAVAYVGALSVAVFVVAATTAATVVAITIATGTLHYISSTLSCRLLLLSFLMQFSSYFHYIFQ comes from the exons AtggtcgacgtcgacgtcgcacgggacggcgccgccgcgcgcgccaacGGCGaggcctcctcgtcgtcgtcgtcgtcgtcgtcctccggcggggaggaggcggtggtggtggtggacatggcctcctccctcccgtcCGTGCTCCGTGGCTGCGCCTgcgccgacggcggccgcctcctccgcgacgCGTGCcacggcgccgcgcgcggcctcGCGGCGTGGacgaggcgcggcggcgccgcccgcgcgctccTCGTCGCATcg GTCGGATCGGTGGCGCTCGCGGCGCTGACGGTGCTCCTGGTCGCCGCGTTCGTCCtcgtcgcggcggcgacgagcgccgccgccgtcgcggccgtCGTCTCCCTGGCGGCGCTGTCCGCTCTCCTCGCCGTGGCGTACGTCGGCGCGTTGTCGGTCGCCGTCTTCGTCGTGgcggccacgacggcggcgactgtcGTCGCCATCACGATCGCCACTGGTACATTACATTACATCTCGTCGACCTTGAGTTGCCGGCTActactcctctccttcctcatgCAATTTTCTTCTTATTTTCACTACATTTTCCAGTGA